One stretch of Rhodopirellula islandica DNA includes these proteins:
- a CDS encoding tyrosine-protein kinase family protein gives MNQPNNFIQSHARNRRYVSKTVAQMQAVDSIDSAVVPPRTNDTATQESLTGLERSERVTRRLDEAVLRLDRAASMRRQRETVDETTAVETAVVEEPVIPAPKTHLLKDSPSAIKRPSDRLKPMRGDRRDDATGMQLDASVTESTSIWMETADQSTRLRIDRPVDVDDTARRIGEPLIVSGVAKIPASPAVETNTIEMDASPAPAFDSAPPRAPVRDWESHSVPDVAARVTLQVSEAERYLAESMQQQTADIAEPTPVAEPAPVAEAQPVVVPTEEPKEVAKRAFVAAWQVTELEIPDTVSELFLCGSLADQLGQHIVDAQVDGLGSIAVTSVLPGEGRSTVAMGIALSVAYTGMKVALVDADIDGPTLSDDFALELDLDWIDAIRDGIPVEEVAVASESDALTLIPLLPGADELSPASSELEQVVERLKQSFDLVIIDCGTAALSTASLCDSALIVRDMSRTNESDVEALVSELRRNGLTGVGIVENFCQDTE, from the coding sequence ATGAATCAACCCAATAACTTCATTCAATCGCACGCCCGGAATCGTCGTTACGTTTCCAAGACGGTGGCCCAAATGCAGGCGGTCGATTCGATCGATTCCGCCGTGGTTCCACCGCGGACGAATGACACCGCCACCCAAGAATCATTGACTGGTTTGGAGCGATCCGAACGAGTCACACGGCGACTGGACGAGGCGGTGTTGCGACTGGATCGTGCCGCCTCGATGCGTCGCCAACGAGAAACGGTCGACGAAACCACCGCCGTGGAAACGGCCGTGGTGGAGGAACCTGTGATCCCCGCACCGAAAACGCATTTGCTGAAAGATTCCCCGTCGGCAATCAAACGACCCTCGGATCGATTGAAGCCGATGCGGGGTGATCGTCGCGACGACGCGACCGGAATGCAGTTGGATGCATCTGTGACGGAGTCCACCTCCATCTGGATGGAAACGGCGGACCAATCGACTCGTTTACGCATCGACCGTCCTGTCGATGTGGATGACACCGCTCGACGAATTGGCGAGCCGCTGATCGTTTCGGGCGTCGCCAAGATACCTGCGTCACCGGCTGTCGAAACCAACACCATCGAAATGGATGCTTCGCCGGCGCCAGCTTTCGATTCAGCGCCACCCCGTGCACCGGTTCGTGATTGGGAATCGCATTCGGTTCCGGATGTGGCGGCTCGGGTCACGTTGCAGGTGAGTGAAGCGGAACGTTATCTCGCCGAGTCAATGCAGCAGCAAACCGCGGACATCGCTGAACCAACTCCAGTTGCTGAACCAGCACCCGTTGCGGAAGCCCAGCCGGTTGTGGTTCCCACGGAGGAACCCAAGGAAGTTGCCAAGCGAGCGTTTGTGGCCGCGTGGCAAGTGACGGAACTTGAAATCCCGGACACGGTGTCGGAATTGTTCCTCTGTGGATCGCTGGCCGATCAATTGGGACAACACATCGTGGACGCTCAAGTCGACGGGCTGGGTTCCATCGCTGTGACCAGTGTGCTGCCCGGCGAAGGTCGTTCGACGGTTGCGATGGGCATCGCGCTCAGTGTGGCTTACACCGGAATGAAGGTTGCTTTGGTCGACGCTGACATCGATGGCCCCACGCTGAGCGATGACTTTGCCCTCGAACTGGACCTGGATTGGATCGATGCGATTCGCGATGGCATCCCCGTGGAAGAAGTCGCGGTGGCATCGGAGTCCGACGCGTTGACTTTGATTCCCTTGTTGCCTGGTGCCGACGAACTGTCCCCGGCATCGAGCGAGTTGGAACAGGTGGTCGAACGACTGAAGCAATCCTTTGATCTGGTGATCATTGATTGCGGCACCGCTGCCTTGTCGACCGCCAGCCTTTGTGACTCGGCATTGATCGTGCGTGACATGAGCCGCACCAACGAATCCGACGTGGAGGCACTCGTCAGCGAGCTTCGCCGGAATGGATTGACCGGCGTGGGAATTGTCGAAAACTTCTGCCAAGACACAGAGTGA
- a CDS encoding ribose-phosphate diphosphokinase, protein MRELKIFSGRANHDLAEKLCRHLHLKPARITLGQFPDGENYCKLDEDVRGRDVFLVQPTCPPVNDNLIELLTMIDCCKRASAERITAVIPYFGYARQDRKDEGRVPITAKLVANLITRAGADRVLTMDLHAAQIQGFFDVPVDHLYAAPVINDHFVSRRFSGDEVVVVSPDEGSIKRALGHTKRLGGSLAIVDKRRTNALEVRQNTIIGGPVEGKIALMFDDMISTAGSICGAARLVHEAGAKEIHIACTHGVLCGPAIERLRDAPIDSITVTDTIPVTGEKLLPNLVQLSVAPLLAEAIKRIHHDQSISELFRER, encoded by the coding sequence ATGCGTGAACTGAAAATCTTCAGTGGCCGAGCAAACCATGATCTTGCTGAAAAGCTTTGTCGTCACCTGCATCTGAAGCCAGCTCGCATCACGCTGGGTCAATTCCCAGACGGCGAGAACTACTGCAAACTCGATGAAGACGTTCGTGGTCGCGACGTGTTCTTGGTGCAACCGACTTGCCCGCCGGTCAACGACAACTTGATCGAGTTGTTGACGATGATCGATTGCTGCAAACGAGCCAGCGCCGAACGCATCACCGCGGTCATTCCCTACTTTGGGTACGCGCGTCAGGATCGCAAAGATGAGGGTCGTGTGCCGATCACCGCGAAATTGGTCGCGAATCTGATCACGCGGGCGGGTGCGGACCGGGTCCTCACCATGGACCTTCACGCCGCCCAAATCCAAGGATTCTTCGACGTCCCTGTCGATCACTTGTACGCCGCTCCGGTGATCAACGACCACTTTGTCAGCCGACGATTTTCTGGTGATGAAGTGGTGGTCGTCAGTCCCGATGAAGGCAGCATCAAACGCGCACTGGGTCACACCAAACGGCTCGGTGGCAGCTTGGCCATCGTCGACAAACGCCGCACCAACGCTCTGGAAGTCCGCCAGAACACGATCATTGGCGGTCCCGTCGAGGGCAAGATCGCGTTGATGTTCGATGACATGATCAGCACCGCTGGATCCATCTGCGGCGCAGCTCGCTTGGTTCACGAAGCCGGTGCGAAAGAAATCCACATCGCTTGCACCCACGGTGTTCTGTGTGGCCCTGCCATCGAACGACTTCGCGATGCTCCGATTGATTCCATCACCGTGACCGACACGATTCCCGTGACAGGTGAGAAGTTGCTGCCCAACCTGGTCCAACTTTCGGTCGCACCGTTGTTGGCCGAGGCGATCAAGCGGATTCACCACGACCAATCGATCAGCGAACTTTTTCGCGAACGCTGA
- a CDS encoding sugar phosphate nucleotidyltransferase, producing MCLVVLAAGKGTRMNSELPKVLCPVVDRPMIHFVLDAADKAGIQKKIAVVGYEADLVRKELGTRNDETLSFAEQTEQLGTGHAVQMCLDQLADHDGLTLVIAGDSPLIQPSSLIKLIEHFQATRPALLLGTLTKDDPTGLGRIVRDDSGQFTGIVEHKDATDEQRAICEVNMSTYLFNNADLLDSLSKLSNDNAQGEYYLTDCARLLHEAGRPVEALPVLQDCESLSINNPEELQLVDQTMRAMGYA from the coding sequence GTGTGCCTCGTTGTGCTGGCCGCTGGCAAGGGAACTCGCATGAACAGCGAACTCCCCAAAGTGCTTTGCCCGGTCGTCGATCGCCCCATGATCCACTTCGTTTTGGACGCCGCTGACAAGGCTGGCATCCAAAAGAAGATCGCCGTGGTGGGCTATGAAGCCGACCTCGTCCGCAAGGAACTGGGGACTCGCAACGACGAGACATTGTCCTTCGCGGAGCAAACCGAACAACTCGGCACGGGACACGCCGTTCAAATGTGCCTCGATCAATTGGCTGATCACGATGGCCTGACACTGGTCATCGCCGGTGACTCGCCGCTGATCCAACCGTCCAGTTTGATCAAATTGATTGAGCACTTCCAAGCCACGCGTCCCGCGTTGCTGCTTGGCACACTGACCAAAGACGACCCGACGGGGCTCGGCCGCATCGTGCGAGACGACAGCGGACAATTCACCGGCATCGTGGAACACAAAGATGCCACCGATGAACAACGTGCCATCTGTGAAGTGAACATGAGCACGTACCTGTTCAACAACGCCGATTTGCTGGATTCGCTTTCCAAACTCAGCAACGACAACGCTCAAGGCGAATACTACCTGACGGATTGTGCTCGTCTGCTTCACGAAGCTGGACGTCCCGTCGAAGCCTTGCCCGTTCTGCAGGATTGCGAATCGCTTTCCATCAACAACCCTGAGGAACTTCAATTGGTCGACCAAACAATGCGAGCGATGGGTTATGCGTGA